The Diaphorobacter ruginosibacter genome contains a region encoding:
- a CDS encoding lysophospholipid acyltransferase family protein: protein MLRAFKALWRVVRLALHALQGLLIVLLRFPRLSAEQQQAHVQAWSLKMLAIVGITLEVRGQPVAGGPVLMVANHLSWLDIPVMHAGRYCRFISKSDVKEWPIVGTLATAAGTLYIERTSRRDALRMVQAMQDALQAREVLAVFPEGTTGDGRELLPFHGNLLQAPIATGAPVQPVGLRFVDRASGQVSHAPSYIGDETLLGSIWRTLVAPPIIAVIHYGAPETAEGHDRRSWSLHLHARVDALRKT, encoded by the coding sequence ATGCTGCGCGCATTCAAGGCCCTCTGGCGCGTGGTGCGCCTCGCGCTCCATGCACTGCAGGGGCTGCTGATCGTGCTGCTGCGCTTTCCCAGGTTGTCGGCGGAGCAGCAACAGGCGCATGTGCAGGCATGGTCGCTGAAGATGCTGGCGATCGTCGGCATCACGCTCGAGGTGCGCGGTCAGCCCGTGGCGGGCGGCCCCGTTCTGATGGTGGCCAATCACCTGTCGTGGCTGGACATTCCCGTGATGCATGCAGGGCGCTACTGCCGCTTCATCTCCAAGTCCGACGTGAAGGAGTGGCCGATCGTGGGTACGCTCGCGACGGCTGCGGGCACGCTCTACATCGAGCGCACCTCCCGGCGTGATGCGCTGCGCATGGTTCAGGCCATGCAGGATGCGCTGCAGGCACGCGAGGTGCTTGCCGTGTTTCCCGAGGGCACGACGGGCGACGGCCGAGAGCTGCTGCCGTTCCACGGCAACCTGCTGCAGGCCCCGATCGCGACGGGAGCACCGGTGCAACCCGTGGGCCTGCGGTTCGTGGACCGGGCCAGCGGTCAGGTCAGCCACGCACCGAGCTATATCGGGGACGAAACGCTGCTGGGATCGATCTGGCGCACGCTGGTGGCACCGCCGATCATCGCAGTGATCCATTACGGCGCGCCCGAAACGGCCGAAGGGCATGACCGGCGCAGCTGGAGCCTGCATCTGCATGCGCGCGTGGACGCGCTTCGCAAGACCTGA
- the arsC gene encoding arsenate reductase (glutaredoxin) (This arsenate reductase requires both glutathione and glutaredoxin to convert arsenate to arsenite, after which the efflux transporter formed by ArsA and ArsB can extrude the arsenite from the cell, providing resistance.) has protein sequence MNPSSSTSSPRVTIYHNARCSNSRGALAILREQGIEPEIVDYIAQPLDVSQLKALIGLLRVPVRDVMRSKEAVFQELGLDAAGVSDSQLIEAIAQHPILLNRPIVVTGERALLCRPPELVRNLLEN, from the coding sequence ATGAACCCATCATCCAGCACATCCTCTCCCCGTGTCACCATCTATCACAACGCCCGCTGCAGCAATTCACGCGGGGCCCTCGCGATCCTGCGCGAGCAGGGTATCGAGCCCGAGATCGTGGACTACATTGCCCAGCCCCTGGATGTATCGCAGTTGAAGGCACTGATCGGCCTGCTGCGCGTGCCCGTGCGCGACGTGATGCGCAGCAAGGAAGCGGTTTTCCAGGAGCTGGGACTCGATGCCGCAGGGGTCTCCGATTCGCAACTGATCGAAGCCATTGCGCAACACCCGATCCTGCTCAATCGTCCCATTGTCGTCACGGGAGAGCGGGCGCTTCTCTGTCGCCCGCCGGAGTTGGTCCGGAATCTGTTGGAAAACTGA
- a CDS encoding dihydroorotase produces the protein MKLLIQNGRVIDPASGLDKVCHVAIAAGRIVAIDREPKDFTANRVIDAKGCYVLPGLVDLAARLREPGHEHEGMLESEMGAAVAGGVTSLVCPPDTDPVLDEPGLVEMLKFRAEKLHQARLFPLGALTRGLAGEVLTEMAELTESGCVGFSQADVALKSTQVLQRALQYAATFGHTVWLRPQELYLGGGVAASGPLATRLGLSGIPVAAETIALHTIFELLKPTGARVHLCRISSAAGIELVRQAKAVGLNVTCDVSINSLTFTDADIGYFDSRARLMPPLRQQRDRDALRAALADGTIDALVSDHTPVDEDAKVLPFAEAEPGATGMELLLSAAIKWSADADVPLSRALAVVTAEPARVLGASLGTLQASVGRLVEGGVADLCVVDPASSWVVTPEALRSQGKHTPFAGYELPARVTCTLVGGQVAFERG, from the coding sequence ATGAAGCTACTCATTCAGAACGGCCGCGTCATCGATCCGGCCAGCGGTCTCGACAAGGTATGCCATGTGGCGATTGCCGCGGGACGCATCGTCGCCATCGACCGCGAGCCCAAGGACTTCACCGCGAACCGCGTGATCGATGCCAAGGGCTGCTACGTGCTGCCCGGCCTGGTCGACCTGGCCGCGCGCCTGCGCGAGCCCGGGCACGAGCATGAAGGCATGCTCGAGTCGGAAATGGGCGCGGCGGTGGCTGGCGGTGTGACCAGCCTGGTCTGCCCTCCCGACACCGATCCCGTGCTCGACGAGCCCGGCCTCGTCGAGATGCTCAAGTTCCGCGCCGAAAAGCTGCACCAGGCGCGCCTCTTCCCCCTGGGAGCGCTCACACGCGGCCTGGCGGGCGAGGTGCTCACCGAGATGGCCGAACTCACCGAGTCCGGCTGCGTGGGCTTCAGCCAGGCGGATGTGGCGCTCAAGAGCACGCAGGTGCTGCAGCGTGCACTGCAGTACGCGGCCACCTTCGGCCATACCGTGTGGCTGCGGCCCCAGGAGCTGTACCTGGGCGGCGGCGTGGCGGCCAGCGGCCCGCTCGCGACGCGCCTGGGCCTCTCGGGCATCCCCGTGGCGGCAGAGACCATCGCGCTGCATACGATCTTCGAGCTGCTCAAGCCTACTGGCGCACGCGTGCACCTGTGCCGCATCTCGAGCGCAGCGGGCATCGAGCTGGTGCGCCAGGCCAAGGCCGTGGGGCTGAACGTGACCTGCGACGTGAGCATCAACTCGCTGACCTTCACCGACGCGGACATCGGCTATTTCGACAGCCGCGCGCGCCTCATGCCGCCGCTGCGCCAGCAGCGTGACCGCGATGCGCTGCGTGCCGCGCTGGCCGATGGCACCATCGACGCGCTGGTCTCCGACCACACGCCGGTCGACGAGGATGCCAAGGTGCTTCCTTTCGCTGAAGCCGAGCCCGGTGCGACAGGCATGGAGCTGCTGCTGTCGGCCGCCATCAAATGGTCGGCGGATGCGGACGTGCCGCTGTCCCGAGCGCTGGCGGTCGTCACGGCGGAGCCGGCACGGGTGCTGGGGGCGTCGCTCGGAACGCTGCAGGCCAGCGTGGGGCGGCTCGTCGAAGGCGGCGTGGCGGACCTGTGCGTGGTCGATCCCGCGAGCTCGTGGGTGGTCACGCCCGAGGCGCTGCGCAGCCAGGGCAAGCACACGCCGTTCGCAGGCTATGAACTGCCGGCCCGCGTGACCTGCACGCTGGTGGGCGGCCAGGTCGCCTTCGAGCGCGGCTGA